AGAGGCGCAGCGTCTTGGTCTGACCGGATTATGCGTTCACGGAATGCGCGCGATGCTGGATATGAAATCGGCGCTGAGTACCTCGCGTGAAAAGCACGGGTTTACGGCAGACGGGCTGATGTTCACCAGCCGTCTGCGCGAACCGGTGTTGTGCGACACGCTGTATCAGCTGCCGGTGCGCGAAACGCTGCGTGATGATGGTGTGCAGCTGAGCGCCAGTTTGCGTCGTGTGCAGACACAGCAGGCCAGCATCAGCAGCAAACTGACTGCGACGGACGCGCTGGTGTTACCGCCGGTCACGCAGATGAATACGCTGGGCGCGCAGGAAATGGCAACGCTGCATACACAGTTTCTGGCTGTCGGCAGCCCGGTGGTTCCGGCGTGGAGCTTTCTCGACGCGGTGCTGTTTCGCCAGCTGGTGAACGCTCCGCAGACGCTTGAAACCGTGCACAATCTTTTACCGTCGGTTCAGGCGACCAGCCTGGGTGACGTGTTTACCCGGGTACAGGTGGTGCAGACGCATCATGAAACGCATTTTTCCCCGCAATTACTGACCCAGACAGAGCAGGGACAGTATTTCGGCGCGATACATTACGCCATCCGGCCGACGCTGATCATGGGCGACAAACAGCGCGGACTGGTGCTGCTGGCAGGCATTCAGGCATGGCAGGACGGTGAACCGCTGATGTCCGTCGCAGTCACGCTTAAAACCGGACCGCTGACTGAATGACACACTGATTTTTCATAAAAAACAAAGACAACTGACTCACTTAAAGGAATAAAACATGGCGAATTATGATGAGGTTTACAGCAAGGTTTGCGAGATGCTGTGTGAC
The Rahnella variigena genome window above contains:
- a CDS encoding MaoC/PaaZ C-terminal domain-containing protein, producing MLAADTLRYSLSDAERWAAFSGDYNPIHFDAAEAQRLGLTGLCVHGMRAMLDMKSALSTSREKHGFTADGLMFTSRLREPVLCDTLYQLPVRETLRDDGVQLSASLRRVQTQQASISSKLTATDALVLPPVTQMNTLGAQEMATLHTQFLAVGSPVVPAWSFLDAVLFRQLVNAPQTLETVHNLLPSVQATSLGDVFTRVQVVQTHHETHFSPQLLTQTEQGQYFGAIHYAIRPTLIMGDKQRGLVLLAGIQAWQDGEPLMSVAVTLKTGPLTE